The Akkermansiaceae bacterium genome segment AGACGCTGATGGCGGATCTTTCGGACGGCTTTATCGCCCTGCCCGGCGGCGTGGGCACGCTGGAAGAAATCTTCGAGGTCTATACGTGGACACAGATCGGCTTCCACACGAAGCCCTGCGCCTTCCTGAACGTGGCGGGCTTCTACTCCCCGCTGTTCCGGTTCCTGGAGCACGCCGTCGCCCAGCGCTTCGTGCGGGAGGAACACCACCGCATGCTGGTGATGGAGGAGAGCATCGGGGATATTCTGGAGCGGTTCGGGAATTACAAAACGGCCATCACGGACAAGTGGATGGATGGGAAGCGATGAAGAGTGGCCGCCCTCATACACGCCTCCATGTGATCCTTGCCCGTGATGCTCGCAAGGCAGTCGTCATCCGCCGCGGGCCGTCGAAATGCGTGTGCACCATGGAGTGGGATCGCGACACGGACCAATTCACTATGGGCCAATGGATGCGGGGCATGATCAGGGAGCGTTTTTCCGATCTCTCGCCGGATGGGAAGCATTTCATCTACAGCGCCTACCGACCGCAGAGCCGGAAGGCCGAGGAACTGACGGTGATTTCAGTAGCACCCTATCTGAAGGCCATCGGGCTATGGGCGGGCAATGCGTTCATCGATGGCAAATTGATAGGATTCAGCACCGGCGGTGGCGGAGTCTTCGTCAGCAATACCGCATATGCGATGCACAGGATCTACTTCTTTGGTCCGCCCTATGAGGAGTTTCAACCCATCGATCTACGGGAGGTGGAAGACTCCTACAGTCCCTATCACACAGGAGATATCGGAGGATTGGGATCCTATCCCATCCGGCTTCAATGGGGAGGCTGGACCAGAGGTGATGCTACCGAAGAAGACCGTCATCACCGGCTGACTTTCAGCAGAGACATCGGCTGCAACTGGGTTCTCGAAAAGATCGTCCATGTGAATTGGCGGCCGGGAAGCCCAAGATCCAAAGGATCCATTTACGAAACCCATCGGCTTATCCACCGGGCGACCCGTGTGATCCACGACCGCCCACTGTGGGAGTGGGCGGACCTGGATCGGGACCGCCTTGTCTGGGCGGAAGGAGGATCCTTGTGGGCAGGCCGCGTGACACCCTACGAAGTGGCAGACGTAAGATTGCTACATGACTTCAATGGCATGCGTTTCAAAGCCATCAGGGCGCCCTACTAAGGTGTCTTCATGAAAAGGTTGGCCGCAGCGGTACATTCCTTGGTTGGGACGCCTATCCTCCGGGGGGCTGGCACCGACCTACCAGTGATGTGTTTCCGACGGATGATGTGGCGGATCTGTTAGATCCGGATTACCGCTGCCGCCGAGTAAGGAGGGTTGACACTCCTTACTTTTGGCTCAGCGGCGGACGATGACGGGGGTGCCGATTTTGACGGCATCGTAGAACCGCTTGGCGTGGCGCGGCGGGAGGCGGACGCAGCCAGCGCTGGC includes the following:
- a CDS encoding TIGR00730 family Rossman fold protein yields the protein MTPSAPKAICVYCGSSPGLLPEYAEAAVHVGRTLAKRGITLVYGGAQVGLMGMMADAALDAGGRVIGVMPRLLIEKEVAHSGLTELHSVESMHQRKTLMADLSDGFIALPGGVGTLEEIFEVYTWTQIGFHTKPCAFLNVAGFYSPLFRFLEHAVAQRFVREEHHRMLVMEESIGDILERFGNYKTAITDKWMDGKR